One Paenibacillus riograndensis SBR5 DNA segment encodes these proteins:
- a CDS encoding beta-galactosidase trimerization domain-containing protein — MRFRQVHLDYHTSEAITPIGACFDKKQFQEMLKLGNVDSVTVFSKCHHGWAYHPSEANEIHPGLSFDLLGAQIEAAHEINVKTPVYLSAGLDEKLARRHPEWLIRDENDQTNWVKGFLEPGYHQFCMNTPYLDILIAQTREVVSRYDLDGLFFDIVGVRKCYCHSCIESVRREGGDPRDEQAMRRLWERTYANYTARVKEAAEAIKPGLPIFHNGGHIARGRRDLAFMNDHLELESLPTGGWGYDHFPLSARYAQTLGVQFLGMTGKFHTSWGEFGGYKHPNALRYETALSIANGAGCSIGDQLHPDGHMDEATYALIGEAYREVESKEAWCTQATNVADIALLSLEAAGVHPQAQTGGRKPPSDAGAARILLEGKFLFDVIDKEHDFTAYKVLILPDYVAVDEGLRGQLELFLQHGGKILATGWSGLDPEGTQFAVDFGARHVEANPYRPDYFRPAFKPGSLQKASFIFYAQGQKIELAGGTELGRREDPYFNRDVFTFCSHQHSPSSYTNGGPGMVENSNGIYIAWNVFEDYAAKGSLIVKETVLHALNRLLPEKTLHTNLPAQGVVTLQEQKEEKRLVNHLLYASPVRRGENIEVIEDIIPLYDVQVSVRTEGRVKNVYLAPQMTPLSFSREEQNIHYTVPVLECHQMVVLDYE, encoded by the coding sequence ATGCGATTTCGTCAGGTTCATCTCGATTATCACACCTCCGAAGCCATAACACCAATCGGAGCCTGTTTTGACAAAAAACAGTTTCAGGAGATGCTGAAGCTGGGCAACGTGGATTCTGTCACAGTCTTCTCCAAATGCCACCATGGCTGGGCCTATCATCCGTCGGAGGCCAATGAGATTCATCCCGGGCTGAGCTTCGATTTACTTGGAGCCCAGATTGAAGCCGCCCATGAAATTAACGTAAAGACGCCGGTATATCTGTCGGCCGGTCTGGATGAGAAGCTGGCCAGGCGCCATCCGGAATGGCTTATCCGGGACGAAAACGATCAGACGAACTGGGTGAAAGGCTTCCTGGAACCGGGATATCACCAGTTCTGCATGAACACGCCTTACCTGGATATCCTGATTGCCCAGACCCGCGAGGTCGTGTCACGCTATGATCTGGACGGCCTGTTCTTCGATATTGTCGGTGTGCGCAAATGTTACTGTCACAGCTGTATAGAGAGCGTGCGGCGCGAGGGCGGAGATCCGCGGGATGAGCAGGCGATGCGCAGACTCTGGGAGAGAACCTATGCCAATTATACGGCCAGGGTGAAGGAAGCGGCCGAAGCCATCAAGCCGGGGCTGCCGATCTTCCATAACGGCGGACATATCGCGCGCGGCCGCCGGGATCTGGCTTTTATGAATGACCATTTGGAGCTGGAATCGCTGCCGACAGGCGGCTGGGGTTATGACCATTTCCCGCTGTCGGCCAGATATGCGCAGACGCTGGGCGTCCAATTCCTGGGCATGACCGGGAAATTCCATACGTCCTGGGGAGAATTCGGCGGCTATAAGCATCCGAACGCGCTCCGTTATGAAACCGCACTCAGCATCGCCAACGGCGCAGGATGTTCAATCGGTGATCAGCTGCATCCCGACGGACATATGGATGAAGCGACCTATGCCCTGATCGGAGAAGCTTACCGAGAGGTCGAGAGCAAAGAAGCATGGTGCACTCAGGCGACGAACGTTGCGGATATCGCGCTGCTGTCGCTTGAAGCGGCCGGTGTTCACCCGCAGGCACAGACCGGCGGGCGCAAGCCGCCATCGGATGCAGGCGCCGCCCGCATACTGCTGGAGGGGAAATTCCTGTTTGACGTCATCGACAAGGAGCATGATTTCACAGCCTATAAGGTGTTGATTTTGCCGGATTATGTGGCTGTGGATGAAGGGCTGCGCGGCCAATTGGAGCTGTTCCTGCAGCATGGCGGTAAAATTCTGGCGACAGGCTGGTCCGGGCTTGATCCGGAAGGGACACAGTTTGCGGTCGATTTCGGGGCGCGGCATGTGGAAGCCAATCCTTACCGTCCCGATTATTTCCGTCCTGCCTTCAAGCCCGGGAGCCTGCAGAAGGCCTCCTTCATCTTTTATGCCCAGGGGCAGAAGATCGAGCTTGCCGGCGGCACAGAGCTTGGACGCCGTGAAGACCCGTATTTTAACCGCGATGTATTTACCTTCTGCTCGCACCAGCATAGCCCGAGCAGTTACACTAATGGTGGACCCGGCATGGTCGAAAACAGCAATGGAATCTATATCGCATGGAATGTATTTGAAGATTACGCTGCCAAAGGCAGCCTGATTGTGAAGGAAACCGTTCTGCACGCGCTGAACCGGCTGCTTCCTGAGAAAACCCTGCATACAAATCTCCCGGCGCAGGGCGTCGTCACGCTGCAGGAACAGAAGGAGGAGAAGCGCCTGGTCAATCATCTGCTGTATGCGTCGCCGGTCCGCAGAGGCGAGAACATCGAAGTGATTGAGGACATTATCCCGCTATATGATGTCCAGGTGTCTGTCCGGACGGAGGGCCGGGTTAAGAATGTGTATCTGGCTCCGCAGATGACACCGCTCTCTTTCAGCCGGGAAGAACAGAATATTCACTACACGGTACCCGTGCTGGAGTGCCATCAAATGGTGGTTCTTGATTATGAATGA
- a CDS encoding serine hydrolase domain-containing protein, producing MMNFEPLSSFIDRITSWRIPWAEVLVMHRNEPVYRYRNGYASLEEKTPIDDGRIINLYSLTKIMTCTAALQLLEKGAFLLNDRLSDYLPEYTEMNVKKRLPGGELAFERAVNPITVRDLFTMSAGFSYDLELPSIKEAVSRTGGKMPTRAIAEALAKEPLQFEPGTRWNYSLCHDVLAALVEAVDGRRFGTYIREEITGPLGMTDTGFDLPDGKRSRLAPQYEYSDELGKPVRKDGNGFRLGTEYESGGAGLLSTVTDYAQFLNTLTNLGTSPDGVRILSPASVELMRTEQLTESMRGDFSWEQLKGYSYGLGVRTHISQARSGSLSPLGEFGWSGAAGCLAVIDPASQLTVMYAQHMLNNQEPFVHPRLRNIVYACL from the coding sequence ATGATGAACTTTGAACCTTTATCTTCATTTATCGACCGCATCACCTCCTGGCGTATCCCGTGGGCGGAGGTGCTTGTTATGCACCGCAACGAACCGGTTTACCGTTACCGTAACGGCTATGCCAGCCTGGAAGAGAAGACGCCAATCGACGATGGACGGATTATCAATCTCTACTCGCTGACCAAGATCATGACCTGCACGGCAGCACTCCAACTCTTGGAGAAGGGTGCCTTCCTGCTGAATGACCGGTTGTCAGACTATCTGCCGGAATACACCGAAATGAATGTAAAGAAAAGATTGCCGGGAGGCGAACTCGCATTTGAGCGGGCGGTGAACCCGATTACGGTGCGCGATCTGTTCACCATGTCGGCTGGGTTCTCCTATGATCTGGAGCTGCCTTCCATTAAGGAAGCAGTAAGCCGCACAGGCGGCAAAATGCCGACACGTGCCATTGCGGAGGCTCTTGCCAAGGAGCCGCTGCAGTTCGAGCCGGGTACCCGGTGGAATTACAGCTTATGCCATGATGTCCTTGCAGCCCTCGTGGAGGCTGTGGATGGCCGGCGGTTTGGCACGTATATCCGGGAGGAAATTACCGGGCCGCTGGGCATGACCGACACAGGCTTTGATCTCCCGGACGGGAAGCGGAGCCGTCTGGCACCGCAGTACGAATATAGCGATGAGCTGGGCAAGCCCGTCCGGAAGGACGGGAACGGGTTCCGGCTCGGAACCGAGTACGAGAGCGGAGGGGCGGGATTGCTGTCTACTGTGACCGACTACGCCCAATTCTTGAATACGCTGACGAATCTGGGAACAAGCCCGGACGGTGTGCGTATTCTGTCACCGGCATCGGTGGAGCTGATGCGGACCGAGCAGCTGACCGAAAGCATGCGCGGCGATTTCTCCTGGGAGCAGCTGAAAGGCTACAGCTATGGGCTGGGCGTCAGAACCCATATCTCCCAGGCCCGCAGCGGCTCGCTGAGCCCGCTCGGCGAATTTGGCTGGAGCGGCGCCGCCGGCTGCCTGGCCGTCATCGATCCGGCTTCGCAGCTGACCGTTATGTATGCGCAGCATATGCTGAACAATCAGGAGCCTTTTGTGCATCCGCGATTGAGAAATATCGTGTACGCCTGCTTGTAA